A DNA window from Daucus carota subsp. sativus chromosome 3, DH1 v3.0, whole genome shotgun sequence contains the following coding sequences:
- the LOC108214513 gene encoding L-type lectin-domain containing receptor kinase IV.1-like produces the protein MLAELPFLLIQLMYTLVSADQEFHFNGFQSNNISLGGVAIITPNGLLKLTNSTFVAGQAFYSNSITFKNKDSLKNGTNSSLVYSFSTTFVFAIVPKYSQVSAHGMSFVIAPTKDLSAAAPSEYLGIFNPTSNGNASSHVFAVELDTFRNLQFQDINDNHVGIDINSLNSSVSRPAGYFDDVNEEFQNLTLPGGQIMQLWVEYSDLEKQINVTLAPIKIGFSSTTGTLAFAAHYVLGWSFMVNGMARELELSKLPKLPRIGPKKKHIFLTIELPLILVIILLLTISGIVYYRWRKKKFAEVLEDWEIEYGPHRFKYKDLYVATEGFDDKELLGIGGFGRVYRGVLPVSKIEVAVKRDSHESRQGMREFIAEIVSIGRLRHRNIVQLLGYCRRKGELLLVYDYMPNGSLDRFLHNSPDIMLNWKQRLRVIKGVAAGLKYLHQDWDQVVIHRDVKASNVLLDIDMNARLGDFGLSRLYDHGTDTQTTHVVGTIGYLAPEHARTGKATTSTDVYSFGAFLLEVVCGRRPIDVRKEVLLVDQVCSLWNKGEIIQAVDHKLGVDYVVEEVELVLKLGLLCSCVDPNVRPSMQQVVQYLGGYEQLPELSDLSISQTGFTFENDTVDVLTTSTQSYSVVESFLSSGR, from the exons ATGTTGGCTGAGCTTCCCTTCCTGCTGATTCAATTAATGTACACACTAGTTTCTGCTGATCAAGAATTTCACTTCAATGGCTTCCAATCTAACAACATCAGCCTCGGCGGTGTCGCCATCATCACTCCCAACGGTCTCTTAAAGCTTACCAATTCTACTTTCGTAGCAGGCCAAGCCTTTTACTCCAACTCAATTACCTTCAAGAACAAAGACTCTTTGAAAAATGGTACTAATTCTTCTTTGGTCTATTCTTTCTCCACTACTTTCGTATTCGCCATAGTTCCCAAGTATTCCCAAGTGAGTGCTCATGGAATGAGTTTCGTTATTGCACCAACCAAAGACCTCTCGGCTGCAGCTCCGAGTGAGTATCTTGGTATCTTTAATCCCACCAGCAATGGAAATGCAAGCAGCCATGTTTTTGCAGTGGAGTTGGATACCTTTCGGAACCTGCAATTCCAAGATATCAATGATAACCATGTTGGCATAGATATTAATAGCTTGAATTCAAGTGTTTCTAGGCCAGCTGGTTATTTTGATGATGTCAATGAGGAGTTTCAGAATTTGACCCTCCCTGGTGGACAAATTATGCAACTTTGGGTGGAATATAGTGACTTGGAGAAGCAAATTAATGTCACTTTAGCTCCTATAAAGATTG GCTTTTCCTCCACGACGGGTACCTTAGCTTTTGCAGCTCATTATGTTCTTGGATGGAGCTTCATGGTGAATGGCATGGCTAGAGAGCTTGAACTTTCAAAACTCCCCAAGCTTCCTCGAATCGGGCCCAAAAAGAAACATATATTTTTGACAATTGAGTTGCCATTAATACTGGTTATCATTTTGTTACTAACAATTTCAGGCATAGTTTACTACAGATGGAGGAAAAAGAAATTTGCAGAAGTTCTTGAAGATTGGGAAATTGAATATGGGCCACATAGATTCAAGTACAAGGATCTTTATGTTGCCACTGAAGGATTTGACGATAAGGAGCTCCTGGGGATAGGAGGTTTTGGCAGGGTATACAGGGGTGTCTTACCAGTCTCCAAAATAGAAGTTGCAGTGAAAAGAGATTCTCATGAATCAAGACAGGGGATGAGAGAATTTATTGCAGAAATTGTAAGTATTGGCAGACTTAGACATAGGAATATTGTTCAACTCTTGGGATATTGTCGTCGTAAAGGAGAGTTACTCTTAGTATACGACTATATGCCAAATGGTAGTTTGGACAGGTTCCTTCACAACAGCCCGGACATTATGCTCAACTGGAAGCAAAGACTTCGAGTCATCAAAGGGGTGGCAGCAGGGCTGAAGTATCTACATCAAGATTGGGACCAGGTGGTGATTCATAGAGACGTTAAGGCGAGTAATGTATTATTAGATATTGATATGAATGCAAGATTAGGGGACTTTGGGCTATCAAGATTGTATGATCATGGAACGGACACTCAAACCACTCATGTTGTTGGAACGATTGGATATTTAGCCCCTGAACATGCTCGAACTGGCAAGGCCACAACTAGCACCGATGTCTACTCTTTCGGGGCCTTTCTACTTGAGGTTGTTTGTGGTCGAAGGCCCATAGATGTACGAAAAGAAGTACTTTTGGTGGATCAGGTTTGTTCTTTATGGAACAAAGGTGAAATCATTCAAGCAGTTGATCACAAACTGGGAGTAGATTATGTCGTAGAGGAAGTGGAGTTGGTGCTGAAGCTTGGCTTGTTGTGCTCTTGTGTCGATCCAAATGTCAGGCCTAGTATGCAACAAGTTGTGCAGTACTTGGGTGGTTATGAACAATTGCCAGAATTATCTGATCTTAGCATTTCTCAGACTGGATTTACATTTGAAAATGACACAGTTGATGTTTTGACCACATCGACTCAATCATACTCTGTGGTCGAATCCTTTCTATCCAGCGGTAGATAA
- the LOC108214514 gene encoding L-type lectin-domain containing receptor kinase IV.1-like yields the protein MLAELPFLLIQLMYTLVSADQEFHFNGFQSNNISLGGVAIITPNGLLKLTNSTFVAGQAFYSNSITFKNKDSLKNGTNSSLVYSFSTTFVFAIVPKYSQVSAHGMSFVIAPTKDLSAAAPSEYLGIFNPTSNGNASSHVFAVELDTFRNLQFQDINDNHVGIDINSLNSSVSRPAGYFDDVNEEFQNLTLPGGQIMQLWVEYSDLEKQINVTLAPIKIGFSSTTGTLAFAAHYVLGWSFMVNGMARELELSKLPKLPRIGPKKKHIFLTIELPLILVIILLLTISGIVYYRWRKKKFAEVLEDWELEYGPHRFKYKDLYVATEGFDDKELLGIGGFGRVYRGVLPISKIEVAVKRVSHESRQGMREFIAEIVSIGRLRHRNIVQLLGYCRRKGELLLVYDYMPNGSLDRFLHNSPEIMLNWMQRFRVIKGVAAGLKYLHQDWDQVVIHRDVKASNVLLDIDMNARLGDFGLSRLYDHGTDTQTTHVVGTIGYLAPEHARTGKATTSTDVYSFGAFLLEVVCGRRPIDVRKEVLLVDQVCSLWNKGEIIQAVDHKLGVDYVVEEVELVLKLGLLCSCVDPNVRPSMQQVVQYLGGYEQLPELSDLSISQTGFTFENDTVDVLTTSTQSYSVVESFLSSGR from the exons ATGTTGGCTGAGCTTCCCTTCCTGCTGATTCAATTAATGTACACACTAGTTTCTGCTGATCAAGAATTTCACTTCAATGGCTTCCAATCTAACAACATCAGCCTCGGCGGTGTCGCCATCATCACTCCCAACGGTCTCTTAAAGCTTACCAATTCTACTTTCGTAGCAGGCCAAGCCTTTTACTCCAACTCAATTACCTTCAAGAACAAAGACTCTTTGAAAAATGGTACTAATTCTTCTTTGGTCTATTCTTTCTCCACTACTTTCGTATTCGCCATAGTTCCCAAGTATTCCCAAGTGAGTGCTCATGGAATGAGTTTCGTTATTGCACCAACCAAAGACCTCTCGGCTGCAGCTCCGAGTGAGTATCTTGGTATCTTTAATCCCACCAGCAATGGAAATGCAAGCAGCCATGTTTTTGCAGTGGAGTTGGATACCTTTCGGAACCTGCAATTCCAAGATATCAATGATAACCATGTTGGCATAGATATTAATAGCTTGAATTCAAGTGTTTCTAGGCCAGCTGGTTATTTTGATGATGTCAATGAGGAGTTTCAGAATTTGACCCTCCCTGGTGGACAAATTATGCAACTTTGGGTGGAATATAGTGACTTGGAGAAGCAAATTAATGTCACTTTAGCTCCTATAAAGATTG GCTTTTCCTCCACGACGGGTACCTTAGCTTTTGCAGCTCATTATGTTCTTGGATGGAGCTTCATGGTGAATGGCATGGCTAGAGAGCTTGAACTTTCAAAACTCCCCAAGCTTCCTCGAATCGGGCCCAAAAAGAAACATATATTTTTGACAATTGAGTTGCCATTAATACTGGTTATCATTTTGTTACTAACAATTTCAGGCATAGTTTACTACAGATGGAGGAAAAAGAAATTTGCAGAAGTTCTCGAAGATTGGGAACTTGAATATGGGCCACATAGATTCAAGTACAAGGACCTTTATGTTGCCACTGAAGGATTTGATGATAAGGAGCTTTTGGGGATAGGAGGTTTTGGTAGGGTATACAGGGGTGTCTTACCAATCTCCAAAATAGAAGTTGCTGTGAAAAGAGTTTCCCATGAATCAAGACAGGGGATGAGAGAATTTATTGCAGAAATTGTTAGTATTGGCAGACTTAGGCATAGGAATATTGTTCAACTCCTGGGATATTGTCGTCGTAAAGGAGAGTTACTTTTAGTATACGACTATATGCCAAACGGTAGTTTGGACAGGTTCCTTCACAACAGCCCGGAGATTATGCTCAACTGGATGCAAAGATTTCGAGTCATCAAAGGGGTGGCAGCAGGGCTGAAGTATCTACATCAAGATTGGGACCAGGTGGTGATTCATAGAGATGTTAAGGCGAGTAATGTATTATTAGATATTGATATGAATGCAAGATTAGGGGACTTTGGGCTATCAAGATTGTATGATCATGGAACGGACACTCAAACCACTCATGTTGTTGGAACGATTGGATATTTAGCCCCTGAACATGCTCGAACTGGCAAGGCCACAACTAGCACCGATGTCTACTCTTTCGGGGCCTTTCTACTTGAGGTTGTTTGTGGTCGAAGGCCCATAGATGTACGAAAAGAAGTACTTTTGGTGGATCAGGTTTGTTCTTTATGGAACAAAGGTGAAATCATTCAAGCAGTTGATCACAAACTGGGAGTAGATTATGTCGTAGAGGAAGTGGAGTTGGTGCTGAAGCTTGGCTTGTTGTGCTCTTGTGTCGATCCAAATGTCAGGCCTAGTATGCAACAAGTTGTGCAGTACTTGGGTGGTTATGAACAATTGCCAGAATTATCTGATCTTAGCATTTCTCAGACTGGATTTACATTTGAAAATGACACAGTTGATGTTTTGACCACATCGACTCAATCATACTCTGTGGTCGAATCCTTTCTATCCAGCGGTAGATAA